From the Candidatus Obscuribacterales bacterium genome, one window contains:
- a CDS encoding GspH/FimT family pseudopilin, whose translation MIAGNRVHRPNGFTLIELLVTIAVISITATIAVPNFQKLTARNQLVGDFNQVLSGLNYARSEAVKRREDIAVHVKDASGAVPWQLAVTSGASGSLSTLRLLEGKDSDVNVTEFQVSFNPLGRRGNCIDGDTGDALNCSLSVSYEGEKSLYVEASGNISRP comes from the coding sequence ATGATTGCTGGTAATAGAGTACATCGCCCTAACGGGTTTACGTTGATTGAGCTTCTGGTGACGATTGCAGTCATTTCGATTACGGCAACCATCGCGGTGCCCAACTTTCAGAAGTTGACGGCTAGAAATCAACTTGTGGGTGACTTTAATCAGGTGTTGTCTGGTTTGAATTATGCCCGTAGTGAAGCGGTAAAACGGCGTGAAGATATAGCCGTCCATGTCAAAGACGCGAGTGGTGCAGTGCCGTGGCAACTCGCCGTCACCTCTGGTGCAAGCGGCAGCCTTTCCACACTACGACTGTTGGAAGGGAAGGATAGTGATGTCAATGTCACGGAATTCCAGGTGTCATTTAACCCATTGGGGCGTCGTGGAAACTGTATAGATGGTGATACCGGGGACGCGTTAAATTGCTCTTTATCTGTGAGCTATGAGGGGGAAAAGTCACTATATGTTGAGGCTTCCGGTAATATTTCACGTCCTTGA